GGAGTTCTTGCTCATTGGCCAACATAGATATAACCTCTGTAAGTAGTTCAGGATTACATCCACGTTTTAATGCTAATTTATAATCTTTCTTAAACTGGCCTTGATACTCAATCTTAAGCATTAAGGTCCTCCATTAGGGCCTCTACAGATTCAAACGGACCATGCATGTCTATCCCTTTATCCGCATTTTCTATAGCAGCCATAGTTGTTGCGTTTGGTTCCTGGCGCAAGGTTACATCGAAGGGAAAACCCTGGTAACGTATAGATTGGCGCAGAAATACGTTTACTGCAGTGGTTAAATCAATTCCAAGGTCACTAAAAACTTTCTGTGCCTGTAGTTTCACATCTTTATTCATTCTGATATTCATACTTGTGTTTTTTTCAGACATACTATCATCTCCTTTTTTATAGTATTATAATACATAATATGCCTAATGTAAAGACGTTGTGTGCATTGCTTGATGCGGAATGACAAAAAAATAATAAATTATTAAAGTAATAAAATAATTTATTATTGACATTTGACCGATTGTAATTTAAACTATATAAATAAGATAATAATAAAATAACTTAATAGAAAAATATTTTATTATTAAAATAATTAGTTATCAAATTATTAAAAGGAGGATAAGAGCAGTATGGGAAAGAATCCAGGCACGGTCTGTAGTATGATGATTGGTGGAGGCCCTTACAGAGATGGAATCAGAGTAGCTAACTAAAAATCAATTAATAATAAATTATTTTTGTATTTTGATAATTTGTTATTGACATTAGACCGATAAAAATGTAATCTATACTTAAGCTGGGAAAGGAGAACTAATGATAATCAGATACTATAATGTGCTTTTTATTCTGGCCGACCACCAAGAAGGTGACAAATTCAAGCTGGAATGGCTAAAAGAACGCATTGAAAATGGTGATAGGATGAATATGCGGGAATTGTACCAGTGGTGCCAGGCACATGAAATAAACTATGTGACTAAATTCAGATACCGAATGGATTATCCAGTAAAAGCGAATATTTGGAATCTGTATAGTTATCTGAGAGCAAAGGTGGATTATGAGTTGTTCAGATGAAAAAAAATTGGTGAGATTATCGGCCTATGCAGAGCACTATGGCTGCAGCCTGCAGGGGATAAAAAGACGGTGCCAAAATGGAGAAATGAAAACAGCAACAAAAATTGGAAAAATATGGATGATAGATATAAACGAGGAGCCACCAGCAGACAGGAGATTGATAAACGGTTTTTTTGTTGATTGGAGAAAAAAATAATTAAATAATTTATTATTAAAATAATTTATTAGCAAAGTAGTTTGTTATCAAATTGAAAGAGGAGGAGATTGTTATGATTATTGCAATATCGAACCAAAAGGGTGGTGTAGGTAAGACAACCACAACACACAATCTGGGGGTTGAATTAGCAGCCAATAATAAAAGGGTTCTGGAAGTGGATGCGGATGGACAAAGTAGCCTTACAATAAGTTTTGGGAAGGAACCATTTGATTTTGAACATAGTATATGTGACATTTTGAAGAGGGACCCAATTGGGATAGAAGAATGTATCTATAATATTAAAGATAATCTTGACATTATACCAAGTAACCTCTTCCTGGCATCAATGGAGCTAGAGTTGACTGGCAGGACAGCACGTGAGCAGGTATTGGCCAGGGCTTTAAAAAAAGTTGAAGCAAATTATGATTACATACTTATTGATTGTCCGCCCCAGCTATCAATTTTAACACTTAACGCTTTAGCTGCAGCTGATAAGGTATTGATTCCATGCCAACCTACATATCTGTCATATAGGGGATTAGAGCAATTGGAAAATACAATTAATGACATACGAGAACTGGTTAATCCGGAATTGGAAATCATGGGGGTTATTGCTACGCTGTATAAAGTTCGTGTTAAGGACCAGAATGAGATACTAGGTTTGTTACAGGAAAAATATAATGTAATAGGTATCATCAGGGAAACATCAGAAGCGGTTAAGGGTATATATGATGGCCTTGCGGTAGTAGAAAGAAATCCGAAACTTCCAATATCTCAAGAGTATAAGAAAATCGCAGAATATATTATGTCTATGTAAAGTTTCTGCAGAAGCTTGCGCCACATATAAAAACCACCAATCACAAGGACTGGTGGAAAAAATGTCGAAAGGGACTATGCCCCTATCAGATTTATTTTAACATAAAACGGAGATATATACAATCAATATTTTCTGGGAAACAGAAGAAGGGTAATACCATGGATGAAAAGAAAATTGAGAAGTTATATGAACTTATGGAAAAGGCTAAAAAAGAACATGATATAGAAGCCGTTGCAGCATTACGTTGGGCAATTTTTAAACTTGAGAATTACCCGGAAATTTAAAAGGAGGGTATAATGCTATCACATTGAAGAAATGTAAAGTAGGGGGTTGGCGAAGAAAAATTATCTAGTTTTATAAGAGTTAAGCTAAAGTGATGAAATTTTAAGATTTTGGAGGATAATATGAGAGAAACAATCGCTGATTGGAAAAAAGATTGGATAGATGCTAATGGGTTAACAAATGAACTGGAAGTAATTATAAAAGATAGTCATCGAATAAAATCTGATACTTCGTCTGATGAAGGACAAAGTATATACGAGGGTTGTTTTGCGAACATACCAGAAGAATTGCTTGACAGAAAAGTAATAGAATGTGGTCAAATTCTAGCGTCAACCAATCCAGAACGTGAGGGCTGTTACTCGTTAATTATTTAAATTGAAACTTAGGAAAGGATGTACAAATAATTGGAGAAAAGCAATATAAAAAAAGAGTGGGACAATGAAACACTGCTGGAATACTATGCCGTCCTATTTTTCAATTTGCAAGAAGGGAAGGACGTTAATGACGAGTGGATGAATGTAAAAAAGGAAATACTGCAACGAATGGAAACAAATATTTATTCGACTGCAATGTCTGCTTTAAGCCATTCCGTTTCACTTATGGAAGCACAAAAAGATAAAGATATGATAAGGGCATCTTTTCACAATATTTTGGGAAAAGTAGACATTCTGCATATTTGCGGCATCATTTCAGATGAGGAAAAACAATTTTGGGAAGATAGAGTTTATAAGGCGTATGGATTTGAATAGTTTTACTTAATACTGGAACAGATGAAAAGTAAAAAGAGTTAGGAGAATATGAAAAAATGAATTTGAATGAAAGAGAACAGAAAAGGGCTAACAGCCCAGTTAGTGCTATGATAGGCGTTAATAAGCCAGAGAAAGCAGAGAAAGAAAAAAAACAGAAAAAGGGTGAGAAAGAGGGACTTATACAGCGTGGATACTATCTCACACCTGGTGTTGCTGCTCAAGTGAAAATTAATGCTGCAATGACTGGTAGGAGGGATTATCAAGTAGTACAGGAGGCGTTGGAATTGTATTTTAAAAATAATCCTACTAAATAATTTAATAGTAAAATAATTTGTTATTAAATGCTATTGGATTGCCCTGGCCATAATGATGTGATGTTGCAGGGCCTTGAAGCACGTGTTAGATAGCATGAGAGAGGAACGAGAATGGGACGAGCCATAGAAGAGATGAAGTACATGCAGACTAATACATATTGTCTGCATATATCAAGGGATGAATTGGAAGCATTATATTTTAAGGCCAGCTGTGTAAACGTGACCATTGAGCAGCTGTTAAAGGATATTATTGCTGATTTGGTGGGAGGTACCTTTACGCATGGTTCAGATGAACGTATGTATGCAGATTTTTGGTACACACGTTGGGGAGCTGAAATATATCCTCATAATTTTCCAGACGCCGGCAAGTCTATAAAGGCCAGGGAATTAAAGGGAGCAGGAGAAATACACATTCCATTGCAGTTAACAAATGCAGATACTATGAGATTGCAGGACAAAGCTAATTGTGTAGGTTGTAATGAAAGTCAGCTTCTGGAAGCTTTTGTAATGGATTTGATATCTGGCCGGTTTACGCATGGTTCAGATGAACGTATGTATGCAGACCAATGGTTTAGGCGTTGCTACATGTTTCCGGATAAGACTTTTATTCGCTATCTGATTATACGTGACAAGGTTGACGAATTATTAGAGGACTATGAGAAATTAAGAGAATACCAAAATGATTATGTACAGATGCAGAAATCACCAGATGTGTATGAGCTGGATGAGGTAATGGCCACGCAAAAAGAAATTGAAGTACTCAGTGCGTATATCAAGGAAATATATGAATCTTACTTAAAGAGTTTAGATGATGAACTACCAGAGGGTTCATTGGAGGAGGTAATAAGTAATGTGCAAGTTTGGAATGATAAAAGGCTAAAATTATTAAAGGGTGAATATGAAATATGATATCTTATTAGGATTCAAGCGATATTTGCAGGATAACTTGAATCCTAATACCGCAAAAACTTATTATAGTGCAGTAAAAAAGGTGTTTAATAATTGTAACATTTCGTCTATGGGAGATGTACCGGAAAGTTACATACTGGACCGACTTAAACACTTCCGGACTAAAAATGAGGTAAGTGCCGCCAAAAATGGATTAAAGCATTTATCCCAATACGATTCCTCTTTGAAACTTCCAGATGACACAGCATTTAAAACTATTCAGAAGCGAAATCACGTAAAAAGTAAGGGGAAAATAGTTAACTTTGATACCATGATGAAAAAGACTAACGCTTGTAGGGACCTAAGGATGAAGTATGCATATAGGTTGGCGGCAGTCAGTGGATTAAGGGTATCGGAGTTGGCGGCATTGGACCCTGGAGACATTATATTTCAATCCGATGGCCGGTTGAAAATTCATGTAAGGCATGGAAAAGGAGGAAAAGAAGGATGGGTTACATGCTTAAAAGATGATTATCTGTATGAGCATTTAAAACACCACATCGAAACTTTACAGCCAAATGAAAGATTATTCTACGATGAATCCTATATGCGTAAATATGCCTGGGAGCATGGGATGGAGATGCACGATTTTAGGCGGGCCTTTGCTGTCCTACAAAAGCGGGAACTGTTACAGGATGGATGTAATGCAAAAGATGCTGATAAGATTGTACAGGAGCAGCTGCGCCATTCCAGATTTTCTAACACAAAACGCTATCTGTATGGGCGTAAGATTATAGCCAAGAAAAAAAAGCCTAAAGAGAAAACTGAAATAGAAGATGTAGAACCAATAACTGATGTAAATTTAGAGGATTACAGTATACAGGAGTTTTATGATTTGGCCAGTGAGTTGGATTCCAGGGACCTTACCGACCAAGAAAAAAGGTCATTGTATAATTACATGGGGAGTGAGTACCGGGATATGAACAAGGTACTAAACAATAAGGATTTTAATGTACCCGATTATATATTGCAGGACATTGATACAATAACTGAATGCTTGGAAAGAAAGAAGATACCCAGAGAGGAAATTGTATATAGGGGGATGGATAATCTGGGGGTATTATTTGGGGATGACGCAAAAAAGCTGTCAAGTGAGGAACTAAATCAAAAATACAGTGGTACATTATTTATAAGTGATGGATTTTCCTCCACGTCAATGGATAAACAGATAGCAACTGCATATGCCGGTTTTGAAGAAGGGGTTTTGATGCGGATTAAAGTACCCGAAAAAATGCGTGGGATGTATCTGGGGGCAGTGAATCGTTATCGGGAGATGGAGTTGCTGTTACAGAGGAGCAGTATATTTAAACTTGATGCGATTGAAAAAAAAGGTGACATAACCTATGTGGATGCCTCGCTTATATACCAAGTTAAGAAGAAAGGAAAAATGTATGGAAAAAAACATAAATAGTCAAGAATTGAACCATGAGAGATTTAAGCTACAACCAGGAGATATGCGCCCGATATCACTAGATGAATTTGAAAAATTAGTGAAGAAGGATGAGTCTGCAGATGGTGATGATATAGATGGTGATGAATAGGGAAAATATACATATTGTATAAAAAAATATCTGCAGATAAGAGCGGAACCGCTCCAGGCCGGAGCCGATGCATGACTGCTGCAGCATAAAAAGCGGACAATTCTTTGTGCATTCTGCTATATTGGCGATATTAATGTTCGAGGAAAAACGAGGTTTAAGATGAATGAAAAGTGTAAATATTGTGAGTGTTATAATTGCAGGAAACATAATGAATGTTTTGAGTGCTATAGTTGCAGAAATAATGCAAATTTTACAGAATCAAATAAAACAAAATGTCAGGACAGACAGTGCAAATGAATCCATACACTGCTAAAATTCAGCGGTGTGTGGTACACAGGTCCAGGTTCGATTCCTGGTGTAACCAAGAGGGTGTAGGTTCGACTCTGGCCGCCGCCAAGATTGTCAATAACTTTAATCCGCAAAACTGAGATTTTGGTAAAAATAAAAGGTACCAGGATGAAATTTCACTGATACCATTTTACTATGAAATAAAAGGTAATTTTTATTACCAGTAAGTTACACTAAACATATCATTTCTAGCCTAAAATGTCAATATTAAACCCACGTCTAAAGAGTGGGGTTTATAAAAAATAGTCTGTAAAATCCTTATAAAATCAAGGTTCTTAGGATGATTCTTCATATCAAAAATTTTCCAATATTGAAAAAATTCAAAGTATATAAGATGTATGTAATATTTTAAAATTCAATTGCATTGTATAGGCGGTCTTTGTCGGATTGTGTTATACCGATATATTTCATTGTTTGGCGGACCGTAGTATGTCCATATACCTCCATAATTAATGCGATATTTTTTGTTTGTTTATATGCGTAGTATCCCCAGGTTTTGCGTAAAGAGTGAGTATTGAAATTGTCAATACGTAAAGCCAGGGCAGTATCTTGAAAAACTCGATGAATTTGTGTAGTAGTGACAGGTTTACTTTTGCTCTGCCCGGGGAAAAGAAAGTCATCATATTCTAAGCCCATTTCTTTTATATACATGCGAAAGGTTACTTTTAAGGGGTCATTTATGGCTATGCGCTGCCTATGCCCTGTCTTATCTTCTTTCAGATTTATATATCGTCTGAAATTACCACTTAAATGCATGATATCAGACACTTTCAATGGTAACACATCACTAATGCGTAGGGAGGTATTTAATTGAGTTTTTGCAATCACATAATTGCGTAGACGTACTTTGCCACGGCAGGAACTATTTTCTTTTAGATATCCTAAAATGGCCTGTAATTGTTTCTTATTTCTTATCGGTTCTGTAGTAATATTCATTCTCAAAAACTCCCATCAGAAGATGTAATATATTCACCACTTTTTAATGAATATATTACATCTAAAATACCAAGTTTTAAATACTCAAACCATATTACCAAAGAAACCATTGAATTACAAGGTTTTAGCCGCTTTTTATCATATTCTTAGATGTAATATAAATTACCTTATATTACATGGACTAAAAAAATGGGGTGACAGAATGCTTACAGGGATGGAGGTACAAAGAGAATCAGGGCAGAGCAAAGATGAAAATAGTGAGGTTGTAAGGCTCAAAAAGAAGATTAATGCACTGATAGACCTTTTAGAAAAGACACAAAAGGAAAAGCAATACCTTAACACTTTTGTTGATGGCTATATACGGAATAATGCGCCGGTGGAATTGAGGATTAAGGAAGTGATACATGTTTTAAATATACTTACCAAGGAAGCCAAATGGCTTGATTCCTCCTATCAGACATCGAGCAGCAGAAACTATTACCGTATTAAGACAGAGGATTTTGAGGATGTTTTGGATAGGACATTGGTAAATATCCCTAGAAAAAAAATGATAAAAATCATGGCAAATATAGGGGTATTGAAATGTGATGATGGACATTATACGTACTCGGCTACGATACAGAGGACGATGTACAGGGTGTATATGCTCAAAAAATCAGCAGTAAATACCTTGATAGGAGAACAGGATGAATAAGGGGGATGTATGTGTACAGGAATTTGTGAGGATAGCTGATTTCCTTCTTAAATCCGGAAAGGTGACGATACAGAGGGGCTATATACTGGCCCCCAGGAATGTCATTGATAGGCTGCTGGCCAGGAATCAATATGAAACGAATGAGACTAAGCTCCAATACTGGAAGAAGCTGCACTGGATAGATGCAGATAGGGACCGGTTCACTAAACAGGTATCAATAGGAGGCCAAAGGTTTAGGATGGTAAAAATTGATATCCAGGTATTCCAGACGTTGGGCATATTATTTGAGGAAATTTTGGTGGAGAAGTAGCGGAAATCTATATCATCAATATTCCCCGGTCAGAATGCCATATATAATAAGAAGTTTTTAGGAAATCTACACCGTCACGATAATAGGCTACAAATATGTAATATTTGTAGCTGTAGTGGTAGGAGGAGAACTATAAGGGACCGGGGAGGCAGCAGCGTAAGCTGGGGCCGGTATAGAGATGGTGTGGGGATAGATAGAGTGAGATGGATGAGTATTATGGCTGGAATAGATGTTAAGGGAATCTTAGAAATATCAGTCAACAGGAATCGGTAAGAGAGTAGAGTAGCAGCCTGGGAGAGTAGAGTAGCAGCCTGGGAGAGTAGAGTAGCAGCCTGGGGGAGCGGAGCGGCAGCCGGCAGTGCCGGGAATGGCTGATTAATAATAAAATAATATGTTATTAAATTATTTTTTTATCAGGAGGGACAAGTGACATATGAGAATAAGAGGATTTAATGAAAAAAAGCAGGAGTGGGTAATTATAGAAATCACGGATGGTGGAGCTATGGTTGGTCTTGAAAATTGGTATGATATTGCGAGTTGCAGTGTTGGGGTAAGCACAGAGAAAGCCGATATGCGAGGCAAAGAAGTATTTCAGGGGGATATCATCCTGTCTTATAGTACAGACATTGAAATGGAAATTAAGTATGGATGTTACCAGTCATATTGCCCGGAAGATAAATGTGTAATGAATAATATAGGTTTCTATGCAGTTGGTGAAACTTTGAAGGATATGCCTATCGGGCCACTTGATGAGTATGCAATTGTAATTGCAAACACATATGGTAAATAGATATGGTGCTACATATCAAAAAGAGGATAGTTGTGAGCATTAGAAAAAGTACCATTAGATTGATTCTGGTTTTGTATTTTATCCTGCTTTTTTCTTTTGTTGCATATCTGGGAGACTGGGGGAACTGGAAGCAGGATAAATATAGTGAAACGGCATATATGGAAGAACTGGAAGGCGAGGATAGAACCTTTGTGTTACCGAAAGACTAGGAGATATGAAAATTTAGAACGTAGGATATTTAAAGGGGTAGGCCAGTTTGACATTCCACAGATACAGCCTGTTTCATATAGAGGCCGGTATGAATGGATTGGATTCAATTATGCAAAAAGTTGTAAAACGGGAAGTATGGAAAAAGGGGTACATTTTTTTCTGGATGATTACCAGTTTAAACGCTTATGGCCAGATATTGACAGGTACATCCCATTATTTCATCGGTTTGGCTATGTTATGTCTCCAGATTTTTCAACCTACACAGACTATCCTGTAGCCATACAGATATATAACCACTACCGTAAACATTGGATAGGGGCATATTTACAAGATGAAGGTATACAGGTCATTCCAACTATATCCTGGGGTGAAGCACAATCCTTTGAATGGTGTTTTGATGGAGAACCAGTAGGCGGTACGGTGGCGATATCATCTGTGGGGTGCATGAACAGCCGGTATAAAAAGCAGCTGTTTTTAATGGGATATCAGGAGATGATGCAGCGGCTCAAGCCAGAGCAGATACTTTGTTATGGTGAAGTCCCTGAGGAATGCAAAGGTAACATTTTGAGGATTAGAACTTTTCAAGACAAATTTAAAACATAAACCAAGGAAGGGGAGCCGATGCAAAAAAGTGTGTTTTTACATGAATTTAGACAGAGTTTTGGTTTGCGTCTGACAGATGATTACATTT
This DNA window, taken from Enterocloster bolteae, encodes the following:
- a CDS encoding type II toxin-antitoxin system RelB/DinJ family antitoxin, which codes for MNIRMNKDVKLQAQKVFSDLGIDLTTAVNVFLRQSIRYQGFPFDVTLRQEPNATTMAAIENADKGIDMHGPFESVEALMEDLNA
- a CDS encoding ParA family protein — its product is MIIAISNQKGGVGKTTTTHNLGVELAANNKRVLEVDADGQSSLTISFGKEPFDFEHSICDILKRDPIGIEECIYNIKDNLDIIPSNLFLASMELELTGRTAREQVLARALKKVEANYDYILIDCPPQLSILTLNALAAADKVLIPCQPTYLSYRGLEQLENTINDIRELVNPELEIMGVIATLYKVRVKDQNEILGLLQEKYNVIGIIRETSEAVKGIYDGLAVVERNPKLPISQEYKKIAEYIMSM
- a CDS encoding ADP-ribosyltransferase, which encodes MKYDILLGFKRYLQDNLNPNTAKTYYSAVKKVFNNCNISSMGDVPESYILDRLKHFRTKNEVSAAKNGLKHLSQYDSSLKLPDDTAFKTIQKRNHVKSKGKIVNFDTMMKKTNACRDLRMKYAYRLAAVSGLRVSELAALDPGDIIFQSDGRLKIHVRHGKGGKEGWVTCLKDDYLYEHLKHHIETLQPNERLFYDESYMRKYAWEHGMEMHDFRRAFAVLQKRELLQDGCNAKDADKIVQEQLRHSRFSNTKRYLYGRKIIAKKKKPKEKTEIEDVEPITDVNLEDYSIQEFYDLASELDSRDLTDQEKRSLYNYMGSEYRDMNKVLNNKDFNVPDYILQDIDTITECLERKKIPREEIVYRGMDNLGVLFGDDAKKLSSEELNQKYSGTLFISDGFSSTSMDKQIATAYAGFEEGVLMRIKVPEKMRGMYLGAVNRYREMELLLQRSSIFKLDAIEKKGDITYVDASLIYQVKKKGKMYGKKHK
- a CDS encoding tyrosine-type recombinase/integrase is translated as MNITTEPIRNKKQLQAILGYLKENSSCRGKVRLRNYVIAKTQLNTSLRISDVLPLKVSDIMHLSGNFRRYINLKEDKTGHRQRIAINDPLKVTFRMYIKEMGLEYDDFLFPGQSKSKPVTTTQIHRVFQDTALALRIDNFNTHSLRKTWGYYAYKQTKNIALIMEVYGHTTVRQTMKYIGITQSDKDRLYNAIEF
- a CDS encoding DUF4417 domain-containing protein; its protein translation is MKRHIWKNWKARIEPLCYRKTRRYENLERRIFKGVGQFDIPQIQPVSYRGRYEWIGFNYAKSCKTGSMEKGVHFFLDDYQFKRLWPDIDRYIPLFHRFGYVMSPDFSTYTDYPVAIQIYNHYRKHWIGAYLQDEGIQVIPTISWGEAQSFEWCFDGEPVGGTVAISSVGCMNSRYKKQLFLMGYQEMMQRLKPEQILCYGEVPEECKGNILRIRTFQDKFKT